TGTACAAGGGTCTGCAGGGTCTCGTCGCCTCCCGCAAGGTGACCTACATCGAGGGCACCGGCCACCTGTCCTCCCCGACCTCCGTCGATGTCGACGGTCGTCGTGTCGAGGGCCGTCACATCCTCCTGGCGACCGGTTCCGTGCCGAAGTCCCTCCCCGGCCTGGAGATCGACGGCAACCGGATCATCACCTCGGACCACGCGCTGACCCTGGACCGGGTCCCGGAGTCCGCGATCATCCTCGGCGGCGGTGTCATCGGCGTCGAGTTCGCCTCCGCGTGGAAGTCCTTCGGCACCGACGTCACGGTGATCGAGGGCATGAAGCACCTCGTCCCCGTGGAGGACGAGAACAGCTCGAAGCTTCTTGAGCGCGCGTTCCGCAAGCGCGGCATCAAGTTCAACCTCGGCACGTTCTTCCAGTCCGCCGAGTACACCGACAACGGCGTCAAGGTCACCCTGGCCGACGGCAAGACCTTCGAGGCCGAGGTCCTCCTGGTCGCCATCGGCCGCGGCCCGGTCTCCGCCGGTCTCGGTTACGAGGAGCAGGGCGTCGCGATGGACCGCGGCTACGTCCTGGCCGACGAGTACATGCGTACCAACGTGCCGACGATCTCGGCCGTGGGCGACCTCGTCCCGACGCTCCAGCTCGCGCACGTCGGCTTCGCCGAGGGCATCCTCGTCGCGGAGCGCCTGGCCGGCCTCAAGGCCGTCCCGATCGACTACGACGGCGTGCCCCGGGTGACGTACTGCCACCCCGAGGTCGCCTCCGTCGGCATCACCGAGGCCAAGGCCAAGGAGATCTACGGCGCGGACAAGGTCGTCGCCCTCAAGTACAACCTGGCGGGCAACGGCAAGAGCAAGATCCTCAAGACCGCGGGCGAGATCAAGCTCGTCCAGGTCAAGGACGGTGCCGTGGTCGGCGTCCACATGGTCGGTGACCGCATGGGCGAGCAGGTCGGCGAAGCGCAGCTGATCTACAACTGGGAGGCGCTGCCGGCCGAGGTCGCGCAGCTCATCCACGCCCACCCGACGCAGAACGAGGCGCTCGGCGAGGCCCACCTGGCCCTGGCCGGCAAGCCTCTGCACTCCCACGACTGACGCTCACGTCATCACAGGGCGCGACGACCACTTCCCGCAATTCGTTAGGAGCAACTGAAACCATGTCGGTTTCCGTAACCCTGCCGGCGCTCGGCGAGAGCGTCACCGAGGGCACCGTCACCCGCTGGCTCAAGGCCGAGGGTGAGCGTGTCGAGGCCGACGAGCCGCTGCTCGAGGTCTCGACCGACAAGGTCGACACCGAGATCCCCGCCCCCGCCTCGGGCATCCTGGCCTCCATCAAGGTCGCCGAGGACGAGACGGTCGAGGTCGGCGCCGAGCTGGCCATCATCGACGACGGCACGGACGCCCCGGCCGCTGCCGAGGCTCCGGCCGCCGAGGCGCCGGCCGCCGAGGCCCCGGCCGCCGAGGCCCCGGCCGCCCCGGCGCCGGCCGCCGAGGCCCCGGCCGCCCCGGCGCCGGCCGCCGAGGCCCCGGCCGCTCCGGCCCCCGCGGCCGAGGCTCCCGCCGCCCCGGCCGGCGGTGCCACCGGCACCGACGTCGTGCTGCCCGCGCTCGGCGAGTCCGTCACCGAGGGCACCGTGACCCGCTGGCTGAAGTCGGTCGGCGAGACCGTCGAGGCCGACGAGCCGCTGCTCGAGGTCTCCACGGACAAGGTCGACACCGAGATCCCCGCCCCGGCCTCCGGCGTTCTCCTGGAGATCGTCGTCGCCGAGGACGAGACCGCCGAGGTCGGCGCCAAGCTCGCCGTCATCGGTGCCGCGGGTGCGGCTCCGGCCGCCGCCCCGGCCCCGTCCGCCCCGGCTCCGGCCGCCGAGGCCCCGGCCCCCGCGCCGGCCCCCGCCGCCGCCCCGGCCCCCGCCGCCGCTCCGGCTCCGGCCGCCCCGGCTCCGGCTCCCGCGCCGGCCGCCCCGGTCGCCGCTCCGGCTCCGGCCGCCCAGGCCCCGTCGATCGCCCCGGCCGTCGTCACCCCGGTTCCGGCGACCCCCGCGGCCGCCCCCGCGGAGGACGGCGCGTACGTGACCCCGCTGGTCCGCAAGCTCGCCACCGAGAACGGTGTCGACCTCGCGGCCGTCAAGGGTTCGGGCGTCGGTGGCCGGATCCGCAAGCAGGACGTCCTCGCGGCCGCGGAGGCCAAGAAGGCCGCCGCCGCTGCCCCGGCCGCGGCCGCTCCGGCCGCCGCCAAGGCTCCGGCCCTGGAGGCCTCCCCGCTGCGCGGTCAGACCGTCAAGATGACCCGCATGCGCAAGGTCATCGGCGACAACATGATGAAGGCGCTGCACGGCCAGGCCCAGCTGACCTCGGTCGTCGAGGTCGACATCACCAAGCTGATGAAGCTGCGCGGCCGCGCGAAGGACGCCTTCGCCGCCCGCGAGGGCGTCAAGCTCTCCCCGATGCCGTTCTTCGTGAAGGCGGCGGCCCAGGCGCTGAAGGCCCACCCGGTCATCAACGCCCGGATCAACGAGGACGAGGGCACGATCACCTACTTCGACACCGAGAACATCGGTATCGCGGTGGACTCCGAGAAGGGTCTGATGACCCCGGTCATCAAGGGTGCGGGCGACCTCAACATCGCCGGTATCTCCAAGAAGACCGCGGAGCTGGCCGGCGCCGTGCGCGCCAGCAAGATCACCCCGGACGACCTGGCCGGCGCGACCTTCACCATCTCCAACACCGGTTCGCGCGGCGCGCTCTTCGACACGATCATCGTGCCCCCGAACCAGGTCGCCATCCTGGGCATCGGCGCCACCGTGCGCCGTCCGGTCGTCATCAACCACCCGGACCTGGGTGAGACGATCGCGATCCGCGACATGACGTACGTCGCGCTGTCCTACGACCACCGTCTGGTGGACGGCGCCGACGCCGCCCGCTACCTGACCTCGGTCAAGGCGATCCTCGAGGCCGGCGAGTTCGAGGTCGACCTCGGTCTGTAGGCCTACGCCGAAAGGCATACGCCGAGGCAACGTAACGAGCCTCACCTGCGGCGCCCCCGCCCGGATGTGTTTCCGGACGGGGGCGCCGCCGTATTGTCTTGAGAGTCAACACTCCCGGAGGAGCCGCTTCATGACCGTCCCCGTCGTCCACTCGCTGCGCGAGCAGATCCGCGAGCACATCGTGGAGGGGATCGTCAGCGGCCGCTGGAAGCCGGGCGAGCGGATCGTGGAGCGCCGGATCGCGACCGAGCTAGAGGTCAGCCAGACGCCCGTGCGCGAGGCGCTGCGCGAGCTGGAGTCGCTGCGGCTGATCGAGTCGGCGCCGAACAAGGGCGTCCGGGTCCGCAACCTGACCGCCGCCGACCTGGAGGAGAGCTATCCCGTACGGGCCGGTCTCGAGCAGATCGCGGCCGAGCTGGCGGCCGGCCGGCTCGCGGCCGACTGCTCGGCCCTGGAGCCCCATGTGGCGGCCCTGTACGAGGCGGACGCGACCTCCGACGGCACGGCCCAGGTGCGGCACACGGTGGCCTTCCACCGGGAGCTGGTGAAGGCGGCGGGGAACGCCGTCCTGCTGCACACCTGGGAGACGCTCGGCATCGAGGTCTTCACGGCCCTGTCGATCCGCTGGCTGGGCACGGTCCAGAAGTCGTACGCGGAGGAGCACCAGGAGCTGGTGGAGGCCTTCCGGCGGGGTGATCCGAACATCGGCGCGCTGGTGAAGGCGCACGTGCTGGGTTGCGCGCCGCGCGCCTGACCTCTTTTCTCGTCACGGACAGTGAGCGGGTCCACCCTTCGGGTGGGCCCGCTCATTCGTGCGCGCATCCCCTCAGAAAGCCGCCCTTCCGGGCTCTCACCTGCGAAAACAAGGCACCGGGTGCCCTGTTTCGCGGCACCCTGTGCCGACTTTCTCGATCTGAAGAGGTTTTCCCCTTCAACCCTTTGATCGATCATCGATCGCCGGTTTACAGTCTTCGGCGGGCCGCTACCCGGCCCTTCGCCCTGTCCTGCCAGACAAGGCACCCCTTCTCCACCCCCACCTGTCCGGAAGGCGGCGATCATGACCGATCCCGTAGGCAAGATTCCGAGCGAGCTCGACCAGCTCCCGGACCGTGACACCGAGGAGACCGCCGAGTGGGCGGCCTCCCTGGACGCCGTCACCAAGGCCGCCGGCCCCCACCGGGCCGCCTACCTGATGCGCCGCACGCTCCAGCACGCCGAGGGCGCGGGCCTCGCCCTGCCCAAGCTGCTGGAGACGGACTACGTCAACACCATCCCGACCTCCGCAGAGCCGACGGGCGCCGCGTTCGACGGCGACGAGGACATGGAGCGCCGGATCACCGCCTGGAACCGCTGGAACGCGGCCGCGATGGTCACCCGCGGCTCGAAGTACGGCGTCGGCGGTCACATCGCCACCTTCGCGTCGGCCGCCTGGCTGTACGAGACCGGCTTCAACCACTTCTTCAAGGGCAAGGAAGCCGACGGTTCCGGCGACCAGCTCTACATCCAGGGTCACGCCGCGCCCGGCATCTACGCCCGCGCGTTCCTGGACGGGCGCCTCGACGAGGCCCACCTCGACAACTTCCGGCAGGAGTCCGGCGGCAACGGTCTGCCCTCCTACCCGCACCCGCGCCGCCTGCCCTGGCTGTGGGAGTTCCCGACCGTCTCCATGGGTCTGGGCCCGCTCTCCGCCATCTACCAGGCGCGCTCCAACCGTTACCTGACCAACCGCGCGATCAAGGACGTCTCCGCCTCGCACGTGTGGGCGTTCCTCGGTGACGGCGAGATGGACGAGCCCGAGTCGACCGCGGCCCTCGCCCTGGCCGCCCGCGAGGGTCTGGACAACCTGACCTTCGTCATCAACTGCAACCTGCAGCGCCTCGACGGCCCGGTCCGCGCCAACTTCAAGATCGTGCAGGAGCTGGAGGCCCAGTTCCGCGGTGCCGGCTGGAACGTCGTGAAGTCGCTGTGGGGCAACGCCTGGGACGAGCTGTTCGCGCTCGACACCACCGGTGCCCTCGTCCGCCGCCTCCGCGAAGTGCCGGACGCGCAGGTCCAGACGTACCAGACCCGCGACGCCGCCTACATCCGCCAGGACTTCTTCGGCAAGGACCCGGCGCTCGTCGCGATGGCGCAGCTGCTGAGCGACGACAAGATCCTGGAGTGCTTCCACCTCTCGCGCGGTGGCCACGAGCCGCGCAAGGTGTACGCCGCGTACAAGGCCGCCGTGGAGTTCAAGGGCGCGCCGACGGTCATCCTCGCGCAGACCGTCAAGGGCTTCACCCTCGGTGAGGGCTTCGCGTCGAAGAACGCGAACCACCAGATGAAGAAGCTCTCGAACGACGAGTTCAAGAACATGCGTGACCTTCTCGAACTGCCCATCTCGGACGCGCAGTTCGCCGACGGTCAGGTGCCCTACGGCCACCCCGGCGCCGACTCCCCCGAGGTCCGCTACCTGCAGGAGCGCCGCGCGGCGCTCGGCGGTCCGGCCCCGGCCCGTCGTACCCACGCGATCGCCCCGCTGCCGGCCCCGGCCGAGAAGGCCTTCACCGCCTTCGACAAGGGCTCCGGCGCGCAGTCGATGGCGACCACGATGGCCTTCGTCCGCCTGGTCAAGGACCTCATCCGCGACAAGGAGACCGGCAAGCGCTGGGTCCCCATCGTCCCGGACGAGGCCCGTACCTTCGGTATGGAATCGCTGTTCCCGTCGCTCGGCATCTACTCGCCGAAGGGCCAGACGTACGAGCCGGTCGACCGCGACCAGCTGATGTACTACAAGGAGGCCGTCAACGGCCAGATCCTCAACGAGGGGATCACCGAGGCCGGTTCGATGGCCGACTTCATCGCCGCTTCCACCGCGTACTCCACGCACGGCGAGGCGATGATCCCGTTCTACATCTTCTACTCGATGTTCGGCTGGCAGCGGACCGCCGACCAGATGTGGCAGCTCGGCGACCAGCTCGGCCGCGGCTTCCTCATCGGTGCCACCGCGGGCCGTACGACCCTGACGGGTGAGGGCCTGCAGCACGCCGACGGCCACTCGCCGGTGATCGCGGCGACCAACCCGGCGGCGCTGACGTACGACCCGGCGTTCGCCTACGAGGTCGCGGCCATCGTCAAGGAGGGTCTGCGCCGGATGTACGGCGAGGCCGCCGAGGGCGAGGACCAGAACGTCTTCTACTACCTCACCGTCTACAACGAGCCGATGCCGCAGCCCGCGAAGCCGGCCGGCATCGACGAGGGCATCGTCAAGGGCCTCTACCGCTTCAACACGGCGGAGTCCGCGGGCCTCGACCTGCCCGCGAACGCCTCTCGCATCCAGCTCCTCTCCTCCGGTACGGCCATCCACTGGGCCCTGGAGGCGCAGAAGCTGCTCGCCGCCGAGTGGGGCGTGGGCGCCGACGTGTGGTCCGCGACCTCCTGGACGGAGCTGCGGCGCGACGCGCTGGAGTCCGACGCGGCGCTGCTGCGCGGCGAGGAGCAGGTGCCGTACATCCGCCGGGCCCTGGAGGGCGTCGAGTCCCCGGTCCTCGCGGTCTCCGACTACATGCGCCAGGTCCCCGACCAGATCGCGCAGTGGGTCGAGCAGGACTGGTCCTCGCTCGGCGCGGACGGCTTCGGTCTCTCGGACACCCGTGACGCGGCCCGCCGCCACTTCGGCGTCGACGCCCAGTCGATCGTCGTCGCCGCCCTCGCTCAGCTCGCCCGCCGCGGCGAGGTCCCGGCCTCGGCCGTGAAGGAGGCGCGCGAGCGCTACGGCCTGTAGGCCCTGCCCGGTTGTCGGTGCGGGCGCGCATGATGGGTTCATGCGCGCCGCCCGGCTGATCAAGATGGTCCTTCTCCTCCAGTCCCGTCCTTCGATGACGGCGGCCGAGCTCGCCACCGAGCTGGAGGTGTCGGAGCGCACCATCACCCGCGATGCCCTCGCCCTCTCCGAGGCGGGGGTTCCGGTGTATGCGGACCGGGGCAGGGCCGGTGGGTACCGGCTCGTCGGCGGCTACCGCACCCGGCTGACGGGCCTGGCGCGGGGCGAGGCCGAGGCGCTGTTCCTGTCCGGACTGCCCGGCGCGCTGCGGGACATGGGCCTGGACGACGCGGCCTCGGCGGCCCGCCTCAAGGTGTCCGCGGCGCTGCTGCCCTCGCTGCGGGACGCCCCGGACTCGGTGGCGCAGCGCTTTCTGCTCGACGCGCCGGGCTGGTACCAGGAGCCGGAGACCCCGGAGCTGCTGCCGCCGATCGCGGAGGCGGTCTGGGACGACCGGATGGTCTCGGCCCGCTACCGGCGCGGTGACCGTGAGGTGGAGCGCGAGCTCGCCCCGTACGGCCTCGTCCTGAAGGCGGGCGTCTGGTACCTGTGCGCGCGGTCCGGTACGGCGTTCCGCACCTACCGGGTGGACCGCTTCGCCTCCGTCGCCCTCTCCGTGGAGCGCTTCGACCGGGACGGGGCCTTCGACCTGTCCGCCTTCTGGGCCGAGCGCGCGGCGGAGTTCGCCCGGTCGATCCTGCGCGCCGAGACCGTCGTCCGGCTCACGGAGGAGGGCGCCCGCCGGCTGCCGTACGTGACGGACCGCGCGGCCGCCGAGAAGGCCCTGGCGGCGGCGGTGACCGAGGAGGGCGGGCTCCGGGTGGTGCTTCCGGTGGAGAGCGAGGAGGTCGCCTTCTCCCAGCTCCTCACCCTCGGGCCGGAGGCCGAGGTGCTCGCCCCGGCCTCCTTGCGCGAGCGCTTCGGCGCGGCCGCCCGTGCGATGGCCGCGCGGTACGCGTGAGGGTCACCGGTAGTCGTTCACGTCCGGGCTGCCCTTCTCGTCGGCGAGCATGAAGCCCCAGGCGTCCGGCCGTGAGCCGTCCGCGTCGGTGAAGCCGTACTCCCCCGCGAGCTGACCGCTCGACAGCGACCGGCCGTTCCAGCGGTGCCGGCCCGGGTCGGCGGCGAGTGCGGCGATCGCCCTCCCCACGTACACCGGGGACTCGGCGACCGCGAAGCCGGGGATCTTCTCGGCGGCCTCGCGCCAGTTCTCCTCGGTGACGCCGAACGTGGCGAGCATCTGCTCGGACCTGAGCCATCCGGGGGTGACGCAGACCGCCGTGCCGCCGTACTCCGCGAGCTCCTCCCCGAGGCCGAAGGCCATCCGGATCGGGGCGTTCTTGGCGAGGTCGTAGAAGAGGTTCTCGCGGTAGCGGGTGCCGTTGTACTCGGAGGTGCCGTCGGTGATCTCGACGACGAGTCCGCCCCGGTTCCGGATGAGCAGCGGGATCGCCGTGTGGGAGGTGATGGCGTGGGTCTTCACCCCGAGTTCCAGCATCCGCAGACCGCCGGTGAGGTCGCTCTCCCAGGTCTTCCTGCCGAAGACGAGCAGGTGCTCGCCGCCCCACACGTCGTTCACGAGGACGTCGAGCCGCCCGTGCTCCCGGTCGATCCGGTCGACCAGCGCCTTCACCTGCTCGACCTCCAGGTGGTCGGTGGGGACGGCGATGCCCACGCCGCCGGCGGCCGTCACCAGTTCGGCGGTCTCCTCGATGGTCTCGGTGGCCCGGCCCACCTCGCTGAGCCTCTCCCGGGTGGTCCGCCCGGTGACGTACACCGTCGCCCCGGCCGCGCCGAGCTGGACGGCGATGCCCCGGCCCGCGCCCCGGGTGGCCCCGGCGACCAGGCAGATCCGTCCGCGCAGGCTCTTCTCCGGGTGCGCCGCGCTCGCCCCGCCGGCTTCGTTCGTCTCGTTCGTCGGGTTCGTCTCGTTCGTCTCCGTCGTCATGCACATCAGATTCGCAGGCAAGTACGACATCTTCTGTCTGGATTCATTTCGGGCTTTCCGGGTGCGTCGCACTCCCCGAACCAGGATGCTGGTCCCGTGATGGACGAGACGGAGTTCTGGGAGATCATCGACGCCAGCCGCGAGGACGCCGAGGGCGACCCCGAGGAACAGGCCGACCTGCTCGTGGAACGGCTGACCCGGCTGGACCCCGACTCCGTGCTCGACTACGCGCGCCACTTCGAGGCCCGCTACAACCGCGCGTACCTCTGGGATCTGTGGGGTGCGGCGGCGGTGCTCTTCGACGGGGCGGGCGACGAGACCTTCGACTCGTTCCGCTGCTGGCTGATCGGCCAGGGCCGGGAGGTGTACGAGGGCGCGGTGCACGATCCCGACGGGCTCGCGGAACTGCTCGGCGACTTCGACGTGGAGATCGACGGGGACGGCGAGGAGATCGGTTTCGCGGCGGACGAGGCGTACGAGCAGCTGACCGGCGCGGAGACCCCGGACCTGGGCATTCCGATGCCGGGCGGGGAGCCGCTGGGGGCCCCGTTCGACCTGGAGGACGACAAGGTCCTCGCGGCCCGCTTCCCCCGGCTGTGGGAGCGCTTCGGGAGCGTGTAGCGCGGGCCCGGTCCCGGTCGGCAGCCCCGCCGCCGACCGGGGAGACCGTCGTCCGTCAGAAGTGCGTGCCGCCGTCGATGCGGACCTCGGTGCCGGTGATGAACCGGCCGTCCTCGGACGCCAGCATCGCGACGACGCCCGCGACGGTCTCGGGGCCGGCGAAGCCCTGGCCGAGGGCGGGGGCGAGCTTCCCGAAGAGGGACCAGTCGGCGTCCTCGGGGATGCCGGGGCCGACACTCTGGCGGCTGGCGCCGGTGCCGTCGGTCATGCCGGAGGAGATGGAGCCGGGCTGGACGGCGGTGAAGCGGATGCCCTGCTTGGCGTACTCGGCGGCGAGCGCGTGGGTCATGGACTGGATGCCGCCCTTGCTGGCCGCGTAGGCCGCCATGTAGGGGTGCGCGAACATGGCGGAGGTGGAGGAGAAGTTCACGACGGCGGCGCCGTCGCCCTCCAGGAGCGCGGGGACCGACTCGCGGATCATCAGGAACGTGCCGGTGAGGTTGATCCGTATCACCTGCTCGAAGGAGTCGAGGCTCGTCTCACGGGTGTGCGAGGAGCGCAGGATGCCGGCCGCGTTGACCAGGACGTCCAGGCCTCCGAGCGCCTCGACGGCGGTGGCGACGCCGGCACGCACGGAGGCCTCGTCGGCGACGTTCAGGAC
This sequence is a window from Streptomyces sp. NBC_00691. Protein-coding genes within it:
- the lpdA gene encoding dihydrolipoyl dehydrogenase, translating into MANDASTVFDLVILGGGSGGYAAALRGAQLGLDVALIEKNKLGGTCLHNGCIPTKALLHAGEVADQTREAEQFGVKASFEGIDIKAVHKYKDDVISGLYKGLQGLVASRKVTYIEGTGHLSSPTSVDVDGRRVEGRHILLATGSVPKSLPGLEIDGNRIITSDHALTLDRVPESAIILGGGVIGVEFASAWKSFGTDVTVIEGMKHLVPVEDENSSKLLERAFRKRGIKFNLGTFFQSAEYTDNGVKVTLADGKTFEAEVLLVAIGRGPVSAGLGYEEQGVAMDRGYVLADEYMRTNVPTISAVGDLVPTLQLAHVGFAEGILVAERLAGLKAVPIDYDGVPRVTYCHPEVASVGITEAKAKEIYGADKVVALKYNLAGNGKSKILKTAGEIKLVQVKDGAVVGVHMVGDRMGEQVGEAQLIYNWEALPAEVAQLIHAHPTQNEALGEAHLALAGKPLHSHD
- a CDS encoding SDR family NAD(P)-dependent oxidoreductase, with protein sequence MNQLTRYEGRRALITGGGSGIGQATVLRVLAEGGRVVAADISEDGLQDTVAKAGDAADRLTTVVLNVADEASVRAGVATAVEALGGLDVLVNAAGILRSSHTRETSLDSFEQVIRINLTGTFLMIRESVPALLEGDGAAVVNFSSTSAMFAHPYMAAYAASKGGIQSMTHALAAEYAKQGIRFTAVQPGSISSGMTDGTGASRQSVGPGIPEDADWSLFGKLAPALGQGFAGPETVAGVVAMLASEDGRFITGTEVRIDGGTHF
- a CDS encoding GntR family transcriptional regulator, translated to MTVPVVHSLREQIREHIVEGIVSGRWKPGERIVERRIATELEVSQTPVREALRELESLRLIESAPNKGVRVRNLTAADLEESYPVRAGLEQIAAELAAGRLAADCSALEPHVAALYEADATSDGTAQVRHTVAFHRELVKAAGNAVLLHTWETLGIEVFTALSIRWLGTVQKSYAEEHQELVEAFRRGDPNIGALVKAHVLGCAPRA
- a CDS encoding SDR family oxidoreductase, which produces MTTETNETNPTNETNEAGGASAAHPEKSLRGRICLVAGATRGAGRGIAVQLGAAGATVYVTGRTTRERLSEVGRATETIEETAELVTAAGGVGIAVPTDHLEVEQVKALVDRIDREHGRLDVLVNDVWGGEHLLVFGRKTWESDLTGGLRMLELGVKTHAITSHTAIPLLIRNRGGLVVEITDGTSEYNGTRYRENLFYDLAKNAPIRMAFGLGEELAEYGGTAVCVTPGWLRSEQMLATFGVTEENWREAAEKIPGFAVAESPVYVGRAIAALAADPGRHRWNGRSLSSGQLAGEYGFTDADGSRPDAWGFMLADEKGSPDVNDYR
- the sucB gene encoding 2-oxoglutarate dehydrogenase, E2 component, dihydrolipoamide succinyltransferase gives rise to the protein MSVSVTLPALGESVTEGTVTRWLKAEGERVEADEPLLEVSTDKVDTEIPAPASGILASIKVAEDETVEVGAELAIIDDGTDAPAAAEAPAAEAPAAEAPAAEAPAAPAPAAEAPAAPAPAAEAPAAPAPAAEAPAAPAGGATGTDVVLPALGESVTEGTVTRWLKSVGETVEADEPLLEVSTDKVDTEIPAPASGVLLEIVVAEDETAEVGAKLAVIGAAGAAPAAAPAPSAPAPAAEAPAPAPAPAAAPAPAAAPAPAAPAPAPAPAAPVAAPAPAAQAPSIAPAVVTPVPATPAAAPAEDGAYVTPLVRKLATENGVDLAAVKGSGVGGRIRKQDVLAAAEAKKAAAAAPAAAAPAAAKAPALEASPLRGQTVKMTRMRKVIGDNMMKALHGQAQLTSVVEVDITKLMKLRGRAKDAFAAREGVKLSPMPFFVKAAAQALKAHPVINARINEDEGTITYFDTENIGIAVDSEKGLMTPVIKGAGDLNIAGISKKTAELAGAVRASKITPDDLAGATFTISNTGSRGALFDTIIVPPNQVAILGIGATVRRPVVINHPDLGETIAIRDMTYVALSYDHRLVDGADAARYLTSVKAILEAGEFEVDLGL
- a CDS encoding DUF4240 domain-containing protein, which translates into the protein MDETEFWEIIDASREDAEGDPEEQADLLVERLTRLDPDSVLDYARHFEARYNRAYLWDLWGAAAVLFDGAGDETFDSFRCWLIGQGREVYEGAVHDPDGLAELLGDFDVEIDGDGEEIGFAADEAYEQLTGAETPDLGIPMPGGEPLGAPFDLEDDKVLAARFPRLWERFGSV
- a CDS encoding helix-turn-helix transcriptional regulator, whose product is MRAARLIKMVLLLQSRPSMTAAELATELEVSERTITRDALALSEAGVPVYADRGRAGGYRLVGGYRTRLTGLARGEAEALFLSGLPGALRDMGLDDAASAARLKVSAALLPSLRDAPDSVAQRFLLDAPGWYQEPETPELLPPIAEAVWDDRMVSARYRRGDREVERELAPYGLVLKAGVWYLCARSGTAFRTYRVDRFASVALSVERFDRDGAFDLSAFWAERAAEFARSILRAETVVRLTEEGARRLPYVTDRAAAEKALAAAVTEEGGLRVVLPVESEEVAFSQLLTLGPEAEVLAPASLRERFGAAARAMAARYA
- the aceE gene encoding pyruvate dehydrogenase (acetyl-transferring), homodimeric type, with the protein product MTDPVGKIPSELDQLPDRDTEETAEWAASLDAVTKAAGPHRAAYLMRRTLQHAEGAGLALPKLLETDYVNTIPTSAEPTGAAFDGDEDMERRITAWNRWNAAAMVTRGSKYGVGGHIATFASAAWLYETGFNHFFKGKEADGSGDQLYIQGHAAPGIYARAFLDGRLDEAHLDNFRQESGGNGLPSYPHPRRLPWLWEFPTVSMGLGPLSAIYQARSNRYLTNRAIKDVSASHVWAFLGDGEMDEPESTAALALAAREGLDNLTFVINCNLQRLDGPVRANFKIVQELEAQFRGAGWNVVKSLWGNAWDELFALDTTGALVRRLREVPDAQVQTYQTRDAAYIRQDFFGKDPALVAMAQLLSDDKILECFHLSRGGHEPRKVYAAYKAAVEFKGAPTVILAQTVKGFTLGEGFASKNANHQMKKLSNDEFKNMRDLLELPISDAQFADGQVPYGHPGADSPEVRYLQERRAALGGPAPARRTHAIAPLPAPAEKAFTAFDKGSGAQSMATTMAFVRLVKDLIRDKETGKRWVPIVPDEARTFGMESLFPSLGIYSPKGQTYEPVDRDQLMYYKEAVNGQILNEGITEAGSMADFIAASTAYSTHGEAMIPFYIFYSMFGWQRTADQMWQLGDQLGRGFLIGATAGRTTLTGEGLQHADGHSPVIAATNPAALTYDPAFAYEVAAIVKEGLRRMYGEAAEGEDQNVFYYLTVYNEPMPQPAKPAGIDEGIVKGLYRFNTAESAGLDLPANASRIQLLSSGTAIHWALEAQKLLAAEWGVGADVWSATSWTELRRDALESDAALLRGEEQVPYIRRALEGVESPVLAVSDYMRQVPDQIAQWVEQDWSSLGADGFGLSDTRDAARRHFGVDAQSIVVAALAQLARRGEVPASAVKEARERYGL